In the Neisseria sp. KEM232 genome, CGTCTTTTCTTTCCAGATAGTTGTATTGTCCTCTGGTTGCCATTCCGTTTAGATATTTCCAATAGTTGCCGGCCAGTCCCTGCGGATTTTCCGCCCTTTCGTCAAACTGGCCCTTGCGGAATAGCGGGCCCTGGTATTGGCCATTGTAAAACGGGGTGTGGGCGTATTTCAGGCGGTAAACCGCGCCGTCGTAGCGGCCTATCAAATCTTGCCCGTTGCGGTCGGTGATTTTGATACGCTCTTGTGTATCTCCGTTTTTATTGGTTACATCGTCATAGCCGTAGCCGTATTTGTTTCTAAATCTGTCGCGCAGCTCCTGAACCTTGTACGGATCATGGGTTTCATCCCATGTCCGCAAAATCCGCCGTATATCGTCAGCCTCTTCTTTATTGCTTATCAGCTCGTAATAGGGTGCTTCTGCGCCGACGATATAACCAGTAGAAAGCCCCCCCCCCTGCATATCGGAAGAATAAAACGGATCTTTCTTCTCGCGCCGCGCTTTGGCCAGGGCGTCGTCAAACGCCCAAAATTTTTCATAGCGCACGCCCGCCTGAATGTTCAAACGGCTGGTCGGCTGCCAGTCGAAGGCCAGACCCGCTCCCCATTCGTGGCGGCGTCCCGCCCGCGGGCCCGCAATGGCGGTAGCGGTGCTGACCGCGCCGATAATATCGAAGAAATCTTTGTCGTTATGGGAGATCTGTGTTTTTTCGTCGAGTTTTTCGTATTGGATATTGCCCGACAAAGTCATGCTTAATTTGTCGCTGAGGCGGAAACGGTTGCTGATGTCGGCGCCGAAACGAGTGGCATAAGTACGCTGCTCCGCACCGGATTTGACGCGGTATGCACCGGGAACGGGAGGAGGATCTTTCGGCTCTTCCTTCGGTATGTCATTGCAGGTCATGCCCTGTTCTGTCAGTCGTTGGGGGGTTTTATGGCGAATGAAACATTGCACCCAGTTATCGTAATTGGTATCCCCATAGGTAACGCCCAATTCGGGGCCGCCGCTCTGGTGGCGGCTGCTGTCGGTACGGATACGCCAAACATTGGCCTGCAAGTCTATCCAGCGGCTGTTTTCCGGCTGCCATTCGTAGCCCAGTTTGTAGCTTTTGCTTTGGATATGGGAATCCAGACCTTGAATAGGATAATAGCGCGGTTGTTGGCCGACAAAATTATATTCATCGCTGAATCCAAGCACCAATGCATTATAAAAAGGGTTGTTTTCGCCGAAGCGGACGCGGGTGCGCATATGGCTGAGGCTGATTTTCTGGTTGTGCGGCAGATACCAGTTGTTTTTCAGCAGCAGGGTTTTGCTCTCGACATTGCTGTTGAACACCTCTTCGCCCGGGCGGTAGAGCTTGGCCATATTGGGAATCATGGTGGCGGAAGTGTTGCCGAAATCGGGATGGTCGGAATCGTAAACGGGATTGTAGAGATAGCCTCCCGCACTGCGTTTGCCGGAAAAATAATTGCCCTTGCTGCGGTCGCTGTAAGCAATAAGGCCGTCTGAAAGACGGCTTTTGAAGGCGGCAGCTACCAGTCCCGAACGATCGCCCTTGAAATTGGACAGTTTGTGGCTCCGGCTTCTCGGGGGTACATAATTATCAAATTCCAAAGCCTGATATATCTCCCCCGTTCCCGCTACCTGCCCGCTCGGACCATCGGCGATTGGCCGGTTTGGAATGGTTCGATAGTCTTCCACACCCAAATATTGCAGATTGTCCACGCGCGGTTTGGCGGTATTGTCGGAAAAGCTGCCTTTGATTTGAATCCCCCATTTGTCGCCTTCCGGCACGATATCGTCCGCTTCGATGGTGGAAATCGCTACCGAACCGCCAACGCCCGATTTGACGCCGCGCGTCATGGCCGGGCTTTTTTCCACGGCAATGCTGCGGAACAGGGCGGGATCGACGTAGTTGCGGTCGGCAATGCCGTAGTTGTTCATCCACACGTCTACGGTCTGTTCCGTGCCGTCGATAGTGACGGGGATGCGGCCTTTGCCCGATATGCCGCGTATGCTCGGCGTAATTGCGCTGCCCGCATTGCGGGTGTTCATGTTGTAGACGCCGTTCAAGCCTTTGAGGACATCACCTGCGGCGTCGGTTTGGTAGCGTTCGAGATATTCTTTGCCGAGATAGGCATTGGAGACATTTTTGCTGTATTGCTGCGCTTCGCCTTTTTCATCACGGGTAAGGCGTTTGGCGCGGACGGTAACGGCGTCGAGGTTGTTGCTCTCGGCTGTGTTTGATGCGTTTTCGGCAGACGCACTGTCGGCCGCCCAAACTTCGGGCATGCAGAACAGCAGGCCGAGGCAGGCGGCAAGGGTGTTTAAACGGCGGTGGGTTTTCATCTTTCGCTCCTTATGTTGTTTGCGTTTTTAAAAAACAGGCGGAGCGGTTTGTGTTTTTTTTGGGGATTTGTAGAAAAGAAAACCGTTCTGGCGACGGCTGCGGCGGATTGTACAGGATTTGCAAAGATTTGATAAGGCGGCATCATAGCCTTTACATAATAGGCCGTCTGAACACATCTTCCATGAAGAGGCAGCCTTACCACTAACCTACCTACCCAATATTCCAAATCAATTGATGATGAATTTTATATAATGTTTTTCAATGATTTAATCTTTACACAATTTCTGCCATTAAATGCTTGCCATATGGAATAATCGGAATTATCATCCGCAACCATTCAGACAGGCAGCCCGAAGGCTCTTAGCAAAAAACAAGCGGATTTCACAAATCCGCCCGATAAAACACATAAAAAAAGCCGTCTGAAAGACTGCCGCCAATACACAAACACCACGCCGCCGAGTTCTGCGCAACGCGCATATCAGCCGCAAGCCCGTCCGCAAGACGGCTTGATTATCCAACCTTTAACTTGTAAAGGAAATTCTTATGAATACTTCAGTAAAAGTATTGGCCGCAACTTTGGTTTTAACCGTATCTGCTTTTGCGGCAGCCAAACCGGCAGGTGAGTCTTCCAATTCCGATTACGTGAATACTAATGAAGCGTCTACCGCCATTCCGTTTGGTGCTGGCAAAGCCTCGCTGAAAATTAACAAAAGCTCCATCAACATCAATATCGGCAACGGCCCGGTCAAACATATCAACAAAAAATACAGCGGCAACGCTATCAACGGCAATAACTTTACTGCCAGCGTAGACGGTTTAGCACATGAAAAATACCTGACCATTAAGGATGTCAACCCTGTTCTCGGTTTCTTTAACAATGATACCTTGGGTCGTGTTTGGTATGAAAAACGTGCCCAAAATGTTGATGTTTATTCGGTGCGCCAGCTTGCCGATCCCAGACTGCCCATTGCACCAAAATTCGGCGGCTTGGTTATCGGCCAGGTGAAAAACCTGTCTGACGGCAGCGGCGTGTACTTCGGCGAATGGGCGCCGCGTAAAAATAACACCATCGTCAAGGAAGATCCTCTCGGCTTGAAAGATCCCAACCACACCGTTTGGTTTGCAGGCGACAATCCGACCGGCAGAACCCAAGGCTTGGCCAATGTTACTTATGATGTGGTCGGTATCAACCAACACACCCCCGGCAAAGAAGACTTCTATCGCGGCAAAGTAACCGCCAAGTTTGGTACGACTCCGACAGGCAGCATGAGCGGCGCGATTGTCCGCGGTAATGACAGGTTGAGCTTTGACAAAGCTGTGATTACCAACAGTACCGGCAAATTCGAAGATACTGCCCAAAGCATGAAAGGCCAGTTCTTCGGCAGGGGCGCGGAAGCGATGGCAGGTATCGCCACACGCGGTACAGCCGACCGCAAAGACGACATCGCCTTTGGCGGCCGCAAACAGTAAGAAGGCCGTCTGAAAGAAACTCCAAAATAATGATGGGTGAACAGGGGAAACCGGACTCCGTGTCCGGTTTCCCCTGTTATTGGGAGACACTATGAAAAAACACCTTCTGCCGCTTATCCTGCTTGTCCTGCCCGCCGCCGCGCTGGCCGACGAAGACGACACCCGTATGCTGCTCGACGGCGCGCAAAAGGAAATGCGCCGCCAACAGGACGCGGCGGCGTTTTCAGACGGCCTCTCCGACAGCGGCAGTATCGAAATCGACGGTGAAACCTATATCGTGCCGCACACCGCCCACGATTTGGAATTGGGCATTTATTACGCGATAGACGGGCGGCAATGGGGCAAGGTGCGCGAGTTTGCCGCCGCCTACCGCCGCCTGCCCGAACACAAAACCCATCTGGCGCTGATGGCCGAAGGCTTGGCCGAACGCGCCGAGGGCAAAGTCGGCGCCGCTTTGAAAAAAATGAAAGCCGCACACGCAGCCGCGCCGGATGATGTGCGCGTCGGTTTGGAGCTGGCGCGGCTCTACGGCGAAGACAACCAAAACCGCGAATCGCAGGCGCAGTTCAAAGAAGTATTGAAAGGAGAGATGCCGTCTGAAACCCGCGCAGCCGTGCAAAGCTATCTCGACATCCTCGACAAACGCCGCCGCTGGCACGGCAGCATCAGCATAGGCGGCGGCTATAACGACAACATCAATCAGGGCAACGGCAAGCGCGAATGTGTCGGCTCGTTTATGGGGCAGTGTTTCAGCTACCGCACCCTGCCCTCGCCCGTCGGTTCGCCGTTTTGGCAATACAGCGCCGTTGCCGCGAAAAAAATCCCGCTGCGCGGCCACCACAACCTGCTGCTGCGCCCGCTCTCCTACGGTACGAAATACCGCCGCGACGACAGTCAGTCGGAGCCGCCCGAACCGTACAGCGAAAACACCGCCGCCCTCTACGCGGGCTACGAACACAACACCGCCGACAGCGATTTCACGTTTACCCCCTATTTCGAACACTACTACCGCGGCAGCCGCAGCCGCTACCGCGCATGGGGCGCGGAAGCCGCGTGGGAAAAAAACCTCACGGCCAAATGGTCGCTCAACGTCCGCGCCGAAGCCAAGCGGGTGAAATACCTCGAACAGGAGCGGCAGTATTACAGCGACTACACCCTCTACACCGGCGGCGCAGGGCTGGGCTACACCTTTTCAGACGGCCTCGGCCTCTACGGCGGCATCGACCTCGCCCGCCGCAAATACCCCTACGCCGCCTCGCGCAGCAAGGAATACACCGCCCGCATCGGCGGCTACAAAATGTTTAAAAACGGCATTTATTTCAACGCCGCCGCCCTCTACCGTCTCAGCCACTACGACGCCGGCAGCTACCTCACCGCCGGCGAACCGCGCCGCGACCGCCAAACCATCCTCACCGCCGCCCTCGGCGCATCCAAACTTTCCTTTAAAAGCATCTACCCCGAATTGCGCGTCAAACGCACCGTCGGCCGCAGCAATGCCGATCTCTTTGCCTACAAGCAAAACGAAATCGCCCTGGCTTTGAAATACCGGTTTTAAGCGTTCGGGCAACAAGAAGGCCGTCTGAAAACTCTGCCCCACGTTTTTCAGACGGCCTTTCAAGTGTTTCCGTTTGAGCGAAGAGGCCGTCTGAAAACGTGAAATGCGGCTTTTCAGAAACGTCATTCCCGCATAGGCGGAAACGGCCTCCCCATCCCAATCCATTACGGAAAACCAAGCGAAAAGCCGCAGGCAAAACCTGCGGCTTTTTCAAATAGGGCGGCGAGCCCGACCCCCGGCACTGGCTCGTCGGAGTGGGCTGCTGGCTTCCGCCCCTGACCCGTTGTTCCAAGTTGCCATGCGGGGAGACCCGCCATAAGAAGCCGCGCATTATAACCGCGCCGTCGTGAAACACCAAGCGGATTTTCTCCCGCGCCCGCCTGCCGCCGGATTGTCTACATTCCAACTTGAAACGGCGTTAAATTTACATTACATTGCGGCCGAAACACGCACTGCCGCTTTCAGACGGCCTCTTGCATAAAAACAATACCAAAACACGGAACACAACCATGACCGCAAGCCTTGCCACACCTCCCGCAACGTCTCCCGCGCGTATGCGCGAAATCCCCTACAACTACACTTCCTACACCGACCGCGAAATCGTGATCCGCCTGTTGGGTAATGAAGCCTGGCAGACGCTGGAAGACTTGCGCGCGCAGCGCAAAACCGGCCGCTCGGCGCGGATGCTGTTTGAAGTGCTGGGCGACATTTGGGTGGTGGAGCGCAACCCGTATCTGGTTGACGATTTGCTGGCGCACCCCAAGCGCCGCGCGGCTTTGGTGGGCGAGATGCGCCACCGTTTGGGCGAAATCCACAAGCGGCGCGACGATAATCCGCAGGTTGCCCTGCTCGTAGCGGCGGCGGAAGCGGCAGTAAAGCGTTTTGACGAAAGTTTTGACGACACCCGTGCCAAGCGCGAGCGCATCTTGCAGCGGCTCTCGAAAATCACCAAGCCGCACAATATTATGTTTGACGGGCTGGCGCGGGTAACGCACGTTACCGACGCGACCGACTGGCGCGTGGAATATCCCTTTGTGGTGGTGAATCCCGATTCCGAAGCCGAAGTCGCGCCGCTGGTGCGGGCGCTGATTGAGCTGGATTTGGTGATTATTCCGCGCGGCGGCGGCACGGGTTATACCGGCGGTGCGGTGCCGCTGGATGCCAACAGCGCGGTCATCAACACCGAAAAACTCGATTTGCACGGCGGCGTGCAGTATGTGCCGCTGGCCGGTTTGGACGGCAAACATCCGGTTATCCATTGCGGCGCGGGCGTGGTAACGCGGCGGGTGGAAGAAACCGCGCATCAGGCCGGGCTGGTGTTTGCCGTTGACCCGACTTCGGCCGACGCATCCTGCGTGGGCGGCAATGTGGCGATGAACGCGGGCGGCAAAAAGGCCGTATTGTGGGGCACCGCGCTGGACAATCTGGCCTACTGGCAGATGGTCAACCCGCAGGGCGAATGGCTGCGTATCGAGCGCGTGCGCCACAATTTCGGCAAAATCCACGACGAAGAAACGGCCGTGTTTGACGTGCACACGCTCGATTCAGACGGCCTTAAAGCCGTGAAAACCGAGCGGCTGGAAATCCCCGGCCACAAATTCCGCAAAGTCGGTTTGGGCAAAGACGTTACCGACAAATTCCTAAGCGGCCTGCCGGGCGTGCAGAAAGAAGGCACCGACGGCATCATCACCAGCGTGGCCTTTGTGCTGCACACCATGCCCAAGCATACGCGCACGGTGTGCATGGAATTTTTCGGCACGGTGGCCAAGGCCACGCCGTCCATCGTGGAAATCCGCGATTATCTGCTCGCGCACGAGAGCGTGCGGCTGGCCGGTTTGGAGCATTTGGACTGGCGTTATGTCCGCGCCGTCGGCTACGCCACCAAAGCGGCGGGGCGCGGGCGGCCGAAAATGGTGTTGCTGGCCGATATTGTGTCCGACGACGAAGCCGCCGTATCCGCCGCCGCCGAGCGCATTTGCGAACTGGCACGCGCGCGCGAAGGCGAAGGCTTTATCGCCGTGTCCCCCGAAGCGCGCAAAACCTTCTGGCTCGACCGCAGCCGCACCGCCGCCATCGCCAAGCACACCAACGCCTTTAAAATCAATGAAGATGTGGTGATTCCATTGGAGCGGCTGGGCGAGTATTCAGACGGCATCGAGCGCATCAATATCGAATTATCGATTCAAAACAAGCTCAAACTCTGCGACGCGCTGATCCAATATCTTTCAGGCAGCCTGCCGGTGGACAAAATGGATACCGACCTGCCCAGCGCCGAACTTTTGGGCGACCGCGCCCGCCACGCCCTTGCCCATGTCGAAGCCGTGCGCGAACGCTGGCAATGGCTGCTTGATCATCTCGATTCGCCCCTGGCCGACTATAAAACCCAATTCGGCAGCGCCGTTCAGGCTGCTTCGGAAGCCCGCGACGACGAAAGCTGCTTTACCGCATTTCGCGATTTCAGGCTGCGTGTGTCGGTGAAAACCGATGTGATGAAGCCCTTGGCCGATATTTTCAGCGGCAAGGCCGACGCCAAAATCAACGCCGCGCTGGGCAAAATCCACAGCAAAACCGTGCGCGGCCGCGTGTTTGTCGCCCTGCACATGCACGCGGGCGACGGCAACGTCCACACCAATATCCCCGTAAATTCAGACGACTACGAAATGCTGCAAACCGCCCACCGCGCGGTTGAGCGCATCATGCGTATCGCACGCCGTCTGAACGGCGTGATTTCCGGCGAACACGGTATCGGCATCACCAAGCTCGAATTTCTCACCGACGAAGAAATGCAGCCCTTTTGGGACTACAAAGCCCGCGTCGATCCACAAGGCCGCTTCAACCGCCACAAACTGATGAAAGGCTCCGACCTGCGCCGCGCCTACACGCCCTCGTTCGAGCTTTTGGGCGCCGAATCGCTGATTATGGAGAAATCCGAACTCGGCACCATCGCCGAATCGGTAAAAGACTGCCTGCGCTGCGGCAAATGCAAGCCCGTCTGCTCCACCCACGTTCCCCGCGCCAACCTGCTCTACAGCCCGCGCAACAAAATTCTCGGTGTCGGCCTGCTCACCGAAGCCTTTTTATACGAAGAGCAGACGCGGCGCGGCATCTCGGTGAAACATTTTGAAGAACTCGGCGACATCGCCGACCACTGCACCGTCTGCCACCGCTGCGTCAAACCCTGCCCCGTAAACATCGACTTCGGCGACGTAACCGTGGCCGTACGCAACTATCTTGCCGACGCCGGCCACAAACGCAGCACGCCCGTGGCCGCCGTCGGCCAAGCCCTGCTCAATGCCACCAATCCGCGTGCGATTAAAGCCCTACGCGCCGCCATGGTGCGCACCGGTTTCCCCGCCCAACATTTCGCCTACAAAGTAGGCAAACTGCTGCCGCTGGGCACCAAAAAACAAAAAGCCGAACCCAAAGCCACCGTCGGCAAAGCGCCGCTTAAAGAACAAGTTATCCACTTTATCAACCGCCCGCTGCCCAAAAGCGTGCCCGCCAAAACCCCGCGCGCCATGCTCGGCATCGAAGACGACAAAAGCATCCCCATCATCCGCAACCCGCAAAGCGCGGAAGACGCCGAAGCCGTGTTCTACTTCCCCGGCTGCGGCTCGGAACGGCTGTTCAGCCAAATCGGACTGGCCGTGCAGGCCATGCTCTGGCACGTCGGCGTGCAAACCGTTTTGCCGCCGGGCTATATGTGCTGCGGCTATCCGCAGGAAGCCAGCGGCGACCGCCACCGCGCCGACAAAATGAGCACCGACAACCGCGTCGCCTTCCACCGCATGGCCAACACCCTGAATTATCTCGACATCAAAACCGTCATCGTCAGTTGCGGCACCTGCTACGACCAGCTCGAAAAATACCGTTTTGAAGACATCTTCCCCGGCTGCCGCATCATCGACATCCACGAATACCTGCTCGAAAAAGGCGTAAAACTCAACGGCGTGCAAGGCCAGCAGTATCTCTACCACGACCCCTGCCACACGCCGATTAAAACCATGAACGCCACCCAAATGGCCAGCGAACTCATCGGCCAAAAAGTCGTATTGAGCGACCGCTGCTGCGGCGAAAGCGGCATGTTCGCCGTCAAACGCCCCGACATCGCCACCCAGGTCAAATTCCGCAAACAGGAAGAAATCGAAAAAAACCTCAAACAACTGCCGCAGGGCGAACCGGTAAAAATGCTCACCACCTGCCCCGCCTGCCTGCAGGGCCTAAGCCGCTACGCCGACGACAACAATATGCCCGCCGACTACATCGTTATCGAAATGGCGCGACACATCCTGGGCGAAAACTGGCTGGACGAGTTTGTGAAAAAAGCCAACGCCGGCGGGGTGGAGAAGATTAGGTTGTAGGCCGTCTGAAACGTACGAAAAGGCCGTCTGAAACCGCCACCCCGCCGCGCCCTTTACCCCCGTCCCTGCGCCCCAAGCGCGGGGGAGGGTCGGGGTGGAGCGGCAGTTCGCAGAACTGCATTTGTGCCGCTGCCCCGCAGAAACAACCGCAACGACACAAACCCCGCCAAATGGAAAACGGACGAGGTTGCAACTGTTTCAAACAACAGCAAGGCCGTCTGAAAACGAAGTTCAAATCCCGTTTGAAGCTTTTCAGACGGCCTCAAAGCCCCGCAACATCTTCCTGCCACCGCACGCCTTTCCTATATAATGCCGCCTCTTTTTCCGACCGAGCGCACACATGAAAAAATACCTTTTCGCACCGGCCGCCGCCCTGCTGCTGGCTGCCTGTTCCTCCGCCCCGCCCGCCTATTACACCCTGCCTGACAGCCGCTTCGAGATGCCGCAGCACACGGCAGGCAAAACGGAAACCGCCGTGCGCGTGGTTCTGGCCGAACCGCTCGGCAGCGGCGGCCCCGCCTACCAGTCCGACGCCCTGCGCCTCGAACCGGCACGCAGCCATCTGTGGGCGCAGCCGCTGGAACAGGCCGCCGCTGCCCGTTTTGCCAACGAGTTCAACCGCATGGGCGATGCACGGCGCTATTTCGTTCCCGCCCACCAAAGCAGCGCAGCGCAGCGCGTTACCGTGTATATCGAAGCCTTCCAAGGCACCTACCTCGGCCACACAGTAGTCGAAGGCTATGTGCGCTCGCCCGAAGGCAGCCGCCGCTTCCGTGCCGAAACGCCGCAGCAGGGCAACGGCTACGCCGCCATGCTCGAATCCCTGTCGCAGGGCATCTCTGCCGCTGCCGCGCAGGTATACGGCCGCTAACCCCCCCGCTTTCAGACGGCCTGTAAGGCCGTCTGAAACGCCTTTTCTCATCCAAACCTTATGTCCAAACCGCAAAAATCCGCCCTGCCCCTGCGTGCGGCCGTCGTCGTTGTTCTGCCGCTGCTCACCATCGGCTGGTTTCTCCTCTTTCCCGCACAAACACACACCCGCTTCCTGATCAACGGCATCATCCTGGCCTGCGAATGTACCTTCCTGTTCAAATACGTGCTGTTCGCCGTCATCGGCAGCCGCTTGAAAGGCGATATGAAAGCGGCGCGGCAAAACACCCTCCTTTTCCTACCCCTGGCGCTGTTTGCTCTTTATATCTGCCATTATTTCGGCGCGTTCTGAAATTTTGTTGACAATCCCCGCTGCCTGTTTTAAAGTCCGCGCCATTATTCCGCATCTGCCCCCAAGGGAAAACACCATGCTTATCCGTTCAGCCGTTTATTTCTGTTGGTATCGCACCTCTGTGCGGTATCTTTTTGCGTCTGCGTAAAACGAATAAGCAACAGCAAAAAAGCCGCCAGTCACATCCGAACAGGCGGCTTTCTTGTATCCGAACCCTTTTACAGGCCGTCTGAAACCCAAAGACTTTCAGGAGCCTGATATGCAAACCGTACGACAAACCCGCCCCGCCGCCGCAACCGAAATCCTGCACCGCTGCTGCCTGCTCTCCGAAGAGGCGCTCGGCGCAGCCCTCCCGCCGCAAAGCGGCCACGCCGCCGCCGAAGCCCTGCTGCCGCAAATCCGCGCCGCCGCCATGCTGATTGCTGCCGAGCGCCACGATTTTTCCGGCCGCAGCCCGCAAACCTTCGCCGACGAAGCCGACTGGTTTGCCGCCCGCATCCTGGTTTTGCGCGTACGCGCCTTCCACATCGGCATCGGCCGCCGCTCCGTCCTCGCCGCCGCCAACCGCCGCGCCGCCGCCTTCGCCGAACGCCGCGGCCTGCCCTTTGTTCCCGCAACGGCGGTTTTGAGCCTGCGGCGGCACGGCAGCGGCATCACCGTTGCCGACTGCGCCCTGCCCTGCGGCGGCAGCGACCTCGGCCCGATAGAAAACGCCCGCCGCATCGCCGCGCAGCTGCCCGACTTCTCTTAGGGGCTGTTAACATTCAGCCTTGCGGCGGCGTTTTTGGCAAAAAACCGTCCCGCAAGCCGAATGTCAACAGCCCCCGGGCCGTCTGAAACGGCACAAACACACACAGAAAGCCCCTCCATGCAGCAACTGCTCCGCGACAAAATCCGCAATGCCGACTACATCCGCATCATCGAAACGCACAGCGCGCCGTTCAGCCCCGCCGAAACCGCCCTTTTGGCCGAAATCCTCGGCCGCTTCGATTTCGACGTAGTGCAGGAACAGGCGCTGGCGCAGGCCGTGATGCAACAGGCACGTTTCGACCCCAACACCCTGCACATTGAAGAATACGACGACGAAGACGTCACCGGCATCTGCCCCCACTGCCTCAACCCGCCCGTGCCGCCGCTGCGCGACTACCTGATGTGGCGCGAAAAATAAACGCCCCGCAGCCGCAAACAGCACAAAGGCCGTCTGAAACCGTTTTTGGAAACCCATCCGTGAAACCCGCCATCCGCCTCCTTCTCTGCGCCGCCCTGCTGCAACTGGCAGCCTGCGGCGGCATCAGAAAACCCGCCGCCACCGCGCACAAAACCAAACCCGCCCGCAGCGCCCAAACCATCCGCATCACCCATGTCGGCCGTACCGCAGGCGGACAGGAGCTGATGCTGCACAGCATGGATCTGGTCGGCACGCCCTACCGTTGGGGCGGCAGCAGCGACAGCGGTTTCGATTGCAGCGGCATGGTGCAGTATGTCTACAAAAACGCCATCGACGTCAGCCTGCCGCGCAGCTCGCGCGACATGGCCGCCGCCAGCCGCACCATCCGCACGCAGGATCTGCAAACGGGCGATCTGGTGTTTTTCAACATCTCCGGCCGCGGCGTCTCCCACGTCGGCCTGTATATCGGCAACGGCCGCTTCCTCCACGCCCCGCGCTCCGGCAGCAGCGTGCAGACCGAAAGCCTGAGCACGCCCTATTACGCCAAACGCTTTGTCAAAGCAGGAACGTTCTTCTGAACATACCGCCCGAACGCAAAAGACCGTCTGAAACCGTTTTTCAGACGGCCTTTTGTTATAATCCGCGCCTTTCATTCCCCTCATTCCCCGCCGCCACCGCCATGAACCCCGCACAATTCAAACACGCCGCCGCGCTCTCGGCCGAAGTCCTCACCTTCCGCCAGCCCGCCGATGCCGCCGTTTCCGCCTACTTCCGCACCCACAAAAAACTCGGCCGCCAAGACCGCGGCGAAATCGCCGAAACCGTCTTCGCCGCCGTGCGCCACTACCAGAAAATCGCCGCCGCCCTCCGCCGCCCGCACGCGCAGCCCGAAAAAGCCGTCCTCGCCGCCCTCGTACTCGGACGCGGCTTCAACATCAGCGGCCTCGACGGACTGGCCGGTGCCGAAGAAAAAGCCTTTCTCGCCGCCCTCAAAGCCCGCAAAACCGAGTTTTCAGACGGCCTCCACACCGCCGCCGAACTGCCGCAATGGCTGACCGACACCCTGCGCGGCAGCGGCTTTGCCGACGAAGACATCCTCGCCTTCGGCCGCAGCGCCGCCCGCCCCGCCCCGCTCGATCTGCGCGTCAACACCCTCAAAGCCCGCCGCGACAAAGTGCTCGCCGCCCTGCAAGAAGAAGGCCTGAAAGCCGAAGCCGCACCCTATTCCCCCTGGTGCATCCGCCTGCACGACAAAACCGCCCTGCACGGCCACCCCCTCTTTCTCGACGGCACACTCGAAGTACAGGACGAAGGCAGCCAGCTCATCGCCCTGCTCCTCGGCGCCAAACGCGGCGAAATCGTCGTCGACTTTTGCGCCGGCGCAGGCGGCAAAACCCTCGCCATCGGCGCCATGACGGCCAACAAAGGCCGCATCTATGCCTTCGACGTCGCCGAAAAACGCCTCGCCAACCTCAAACCGCGCATGACCCGCGCCGGCCTCACCAACATCCATCCCGAGCGCATCGGCAGCGAACACGACCCGCGCATAGGCCGTCTGAAAGGCAAAGCCGACCGCGTCCTCGTCGACGCCCCCTGCTCCGGCCTCGGCACACTGCGCCGCAACCCCGACCTCAAATACCGCCAGTCGCCCGACACCCTCGCCAAACTCGTGCAGCAGCAGCACAG is a window encoding:
- a CDS encoding TonB-dependent receptor domain-containing protein; this translates as MKTHRRLNTLAACLGLLFCMPEVWAADSASAENASNTAESNNLDAVTVRAKRLTRDEKGEAQQYSKNVSNAYLGKEYLERYQTDAAGDVLKGLNGVYNMNTRNAGSAITPSIRGISGKGRIPVTIDGTEQTVDVWMNNYGIADRNYVDPALFRSIAVEKSPAMTRGVKSGVGGSVAISTIEADDIVPEGDKWGIQIKGSFSDNTAKPRVDNLQYLGVEDYRTIPNRPIADGPSGQVAGTGEIYQALEFDNYVPPRSRSHKLSNFKGDRSGLVAAAFKSRLSDGLIAYSDRSKGNYFSGKRSAGGYLYNPVYDSDHPDFGNTSATMIPNMAKLYRPGEEVFNSNVESKTLLLKNNWYLPHNQKISLSHMRTRVRFGENNPFYNALVLGFSDEYNFVGQQPRYYPIQGLDSHIQSKSYKLGYEWQPENSRWIDLQANVWRIRTDSSRHQSGGPELGVTYGDTNYDNWVQCFIRHKTPQRLTEQGMTCNDIPKEEPKDPPPVPGAYRVKSGAEQRTYATRFGADISNRFRLSDKLSMTLSGNIQYEKLDEKTQISHNDKDFFDIIGAVSTATAIAGPRAGRRHEWGAGLAFDWQPTSRLNIQAGVRYEKFWAFDDALAKARREKKDPFYSSDMQGGGLSTGYIVGAEAPYYELISNKEEADDIRRILRTWDETHDPYKVQELRDRFRNKYGYGYDDVTNKNGDTQERIKITDRNGQDLIGRYDGAVYRLKYAHTPFYNGQYQGPLFRKGQFDERAENPQGLAGNYWKYLNGMATRGQYNYLERKDEVDLARLLPKIWKKPQTEEEIWPTPQRLTAHSWSPMLAVSYDLTDNGRLFARFARATRFPSIYEATTTNVNLFHPMSHEFNLKPERSTNWEVGYSFNFAPYAKRLKAGDVRLTYYNNTIKNAIDISENKNLLQYDKKQSTGIELQSRIDSGKWFAAVGANYRLRQRVCDKTTAWNYDIYNNRIPECIDGGFGATRFYQTMQPKYSLNLDVGTRRLNNRLELGMRGIYHSTVSTKQQDQLAEQGLARILEATGRPYHWRAALVFDMYGKYQIGKNFGLNFGITNLTNRYYLDPMSNVPIPAPGRAVTIGFTGKF
- a CDS encoding Slam-dependent surface lipoprotein; the encoded protein is MNTSVKVLAATLVLTVSAFAAAKPAGESSNSDYVNTNEASTAIPFGAGKASLKINKSSININIGNGPVKHINKKYSGNAINGNNFTASVDGLAHEKYLTIKDVNPVLGFFNNDTLGRVWYEKRAQNVDVYSVRQLADPRLPIAPKFGGLVIGQVKNLSDGSGVYFGEWAPRKNNTIVKEDPLGLKDPNHTVWFAGDNPTGRTQGLANVTYDVVGINQHTPGKEDFYRGKVTAKFGTTPTGSMSGAIVRGNDRLSFDKAVITNSTGKFEDTAQSMKGQFFGRGAEAMAGIATRGTADRKDDIAFGGRKQ
- a CDS encoding surface lipoprotein assembly modifier, which gives rise to MKKHLLPLILLVLPAAALADEDDTRMLLDGAQKEMRRQQDAAAFSDGLSDSGSIEIDGETYIVPHTAHDLELGIYYAIDGRQWGKVREFAAAYRRLPEHKTHLALMAEGLAERAEGKVGAALKKMKAAHAAAPDDVRVGLELARLYGEDNQNRESQAQFKEVLKGEMPSETRAAVQSYLDILDKRRRWHGSISIGGGYNDNINQGNGKRECVGSFMGQCFSYRTLPSPVGSPFWQYSAVAAKKIPLRGHHNLLLRPLSYGTKYRRDDSQSEPPEPYSENTAALYAGYEHNTADSDFTFTPYFEHYYRGSRSRYRAWGAEAAWEKNLTAKWSLNVRAEAKRVKYLEQERQYYSDYTLYTGGAGLGYTFSDGLGLYGGIDLARRKYPYAASRSKEYTARIGGYKMFKNGIYFNAAALYRLSHYDAGSYLTAGEPRRDRQTILTAALGASKLSFKSIYPELRVKRTVGRSNADLFAYKQNEIALALKYRF